The genomic DNA CTGACGGTGATGGAGAATATCGATTTCTACGCAGACATCTACGGCGTGCCACGTCGCGGGCGCACCGAGAAAGTCGACCGGTTGCTTGCCTTCAGCAACCTCACTCCATTTAAGAAACGCTTGGCAGGCAACTTATCTGGCGGCATGAAGCAGAAGCTTGGCCTCGCGTGCGCGCTCATCCACACGCCCAAAGTCTTGTTTCTCGACGAACCCACCAACGGCGTCGATCCCGTATCGCGTCGTGACTTCTGGCGCATTCTCTACTCATTGTTGCGTGAGAAAGTCACCATCTTCGTTTCGACAGCCTATCTCGACGAAGCCGAACGCTGTAATCGCTTGGGCCTTATGCACGAAGGAAGACTCTTCGCCGTAGGTTCGCCCGATGAGGTTAAGACACACCTTGAGGGCGTTCTGATCGAACTCCACATTGACGAACCCCGTGCCGCAATCCGAGTGCTGCGCGATGCCCTCCCCGGCGACAACGTCGGGTTGTTTGGCGACCGCATTCACGTACTTACTGCCGACGCCGATCGCTCTGCGGCGCGCGCGCGGGACGCGTGTGCACAAGCGGCGTTAGAGCTGCGTGGGATTCGTCCCATTGAACCGTCGCTGGAAGACGTCTTCGTGTCGGTGCTGAACCGCAAGGCGCAGGAGGCCGGCCATGGCGTTTCGACACGCTAAACAGCCCACCGTCGTTGGTTGGGACGATACCAAAGCCGTCGTCGTCACAGATCTGGAACGCCGGTTCGGGCACTTTGTCGCTGTAAACAAGGTGAGTTTCTCCGTACCCAAAGGGAAAGTCTTCGGGTTCCTGGGTCCAAACGGAGCCGGTAAGTCCACCACCATTCGCATGCTATGTGGCATCTTGGCCCCCAGCGGCGGCGCGGGCATGGTGGCGGGGCTCGATATCCGCAAGGAAACGGAACAGATCAAGAATCGTATCGGGTATATGAGCCAACGATTTTCGCTCTATGAAGACCTCACCGTCGAAGAGAATATCGATTTCTATTCGGGCATTTACCGAATTCCGCCCGAAAAGAAGGGACCGCGCAAAGAGTGGGTTGTGGAAATGGCCGGTCTCAAAGACCATCGTCGATCCCGCACGGGAAACCTCTCCGGTGGTTGGAAACAGCGACTGGCTTTGGGCTGCGCCGTGCTCCATGAACCTCCGATTATCTTCCTGGACGAACCTACTTCCGGTGTAGACCCCACAAGCCGCCGCCAGTTCTGGGAACTCATCTACGCACTCAGCGATCGAGGAGTCACCGTGTTCGTCACCACGCACTACATGGATGAAGCCGAGTATTGCGACGAACTCGTTCTCATCTATCGCGGTGAAATCATTGCCAGCGGCACGCCGCGCCATCTCAAGACCGACATCATGCGCGAACAGGTTGTAGACGTCCGATGCGATCGTCCACACGACGCCATGGAAATTATCGAACCTCTCGACGGCGTGAAGGAGGTCGCGTTGTTCGGCAACGGACTACACGCAGTGGCCGAGGAGGGAGCCGATATCGTCGAATCCATCCGAACCACGCTCGCGCAACGCGGCTTTCACGCGAAGCAAGTGGAATCAATCATTCCATCGCTGGAGGACGTCTTCGTTTCGCTGGTGGAAGCCCATGACCGCGCCGAAGCGCCGCAAGCGGAGGTGAAGGGATGAACTTCCAGCGGACATGGGCCATCGCACGAAAAGAGTTCCTGCACGTCGTGCGCGATCCCCGCAGCCTTGGAATGGCTATCGCCATGCCGATGCTCATGCTCCTGCTTTTCGGCTATGCACTGACCCTGGACGTCGACCGCGTACCTCTTGTCGTCTGGGATCAGAGCGGCACGAAGGCCAGCCGTGAATTCCTCTCGCACTTCACGGGCTCGCGCTATTTCTCGCTTCGCGGCTATGTTGATACCTATGCAGACATTGAACGCATCATCGACAATCGCGAAGCGCTTCTCGCGATGGTCATTCCCCGCGATTTCTCAGAGCAAATCGAGGCGGGCAAGAGAGTCCCCGTGCAACTCATCGCCGATGGCAGCGACTCGAATACCGCCACCATTGCCATGGGATACGCCAAGGCCATCACCGAAGCGTACAACCAGCAGGTTATGCTGCACCAGATCCAACGATTCGGCATCACGCCGCCGCGTCAGCCCCTTGACGTTCGTGCCCGCGTCTGGTACAACGCAGACCTCGAATCGCGCAACTTCATCGTACCCGGTCTCATTGCCGTCATCATGAGCATCATTGGCGCGATGCTGACCTCGCTCACCATTGCCCGTGAGTGGGAACGCGGCACTATGGAGCAACTCATCTCCACGCCGGTGCGTTCTCCTGAATTACTCTTCGGCAAACTCATTCCCTACTTTGGCGTAGGCATGTGCGATGTCGTCCTCGCGATGCTCATGGGCCGCTTTCTGTACCATGTCCCGCTGCGCGGAAGTGTCGTGTTGCTCTTCGCCACGGCAATGATCTTCCTTACCGTGGCGGCCACGCAGGGCATGATCTTCAGCATTCTCGCAAAGAACCAACTCCTGGCAAGTCAGCTTGCCCTGATGGGAACTTTCCTTCCCGCCTTCCTGCTGTCAGGATTCGCATTCGCGATTTCAAACATGCCGATTGCGCTTCAATACGTAACCTACATCGTGCCGGCCCGATACTTCGTTGTCATTCTGAAAGGGATCTATCTCAAGGGGGTCGGCGTTTCCTTGCTGTGGGGCGACATCGCGCTTCTCATAGTCTTCGCCACTTTGCTTTTAATCGTTGCCAACGTCGCCTTCAGGAAGAAACTGAC from Candidatus Hydrogenedentota bacterium includes the following:
- a CDS encoding ABC transporter ATP-binding protein, yielding LTVMENIDFYADIYGVPRRGRTEKVDRLLAFSNLTPFKKRLAGNLSGGMKQKLGLACALIHTPKVLFLDEPTNGVDPVSRRDFWRILYSLLREKVTIFVSTAYLDEAERCNRLGLMHEGRLFAVGSPDEVKTHLEGVLIELHIDEPRAAIRVLRDALPGDNVGLFGDRIHVLTADADRSAARARDACAQAALELRGIRPIEPSLEDVFVSVLNRKAQEAGHGVSTR
- a CDS encoding ABC transporter permease, with the translated sequence MNFQRTWAIARKEFLHVVRDPRSLGMAIAMPMLMLLLFGYALTLDVDRVPLVVWDQSGTKASREFLSHFTGSRYFSLRGYVDTYADIERIIDNREALLAMVIPRDFSEQIEAGKRVPVQLIADGSDSNTATIAMGYAKAITEAYNQQVMLHQIQRFGITPPRQPLDVRARVWYNADLESRNFIVPGLIAVIMSIIGAMLTSLTIAREWERGTMEQLISTPVRSPELLFGKLIPYFGVGMCDVVLAMLMGRFLYHVPLRGSVVLLFATAMIFLTVAATQGMIFSILAKNQLLASQLALMGTFLPAFLLSGFAFAISNMPIALQYVTYIVPARYFVVILKGIYLKGVGVSLLWGDIALLIVFATLLLIVANVAFRKKLT
- a CDS encoding ABC transporter ATP-binding protein, which translates into the protein MAFRHAKQPTVVGWDDTKAVVVTDLERRFGHFVAVNKVSFSVPKGKVFGFLGPNGAGKSTTIRMLCGILAPSGGAGMVAGLDIRKETEQIKNRIGYMSQRFSLYEDLTVEENIDFYSGIYRIPPEKKGPRKEWVVEMAGLKDHRRSRTGNLSGGWKQRLALGCAVLHEPPIIFLDEPTSGVDPTSRRQFWELIYALSDRGVTVFVTTHYMDEAEYCDELVLIYRGEIIASGTPRHLKTDIMREQVVDVRCDRPHDAMEIIEPLDGVKEVALFGNGLHAVAEEGADIVESIRTTLAQRGFHAKQVESIIPSLEDVFVSLVEAHDRAEAPQAEVKG